In a single window of the Montipora capricornis isolate CH-2021 chromosome 11, ASM3666992v2, whole genome shotgun sequence genome:
- the LOC138024649 gene encoding LOW QUALITY PROTEIN: uncharacterized protein (The sequence of the model RefSeq protein was modified relative to this genomic sequence to represent the inferred CDS: substituted 2 bases at 2 genomic stop codons) yields the protein MKCVLQTDVLLSKHAALCTASDDILLRADDGHRAIYKVQLEIDGVTIKGKSRKLVXYPEGAYCLXSMTVPNAPDVYFTAAKSGQCNGGLYCFSMETGKVMTILENTINSSKKIKKVAKFNDTLVGFTDIEARQVNRYNPLTKKVDTLAGDGREGEQDGTEKSCSVVQVHGICSAADTLFTTDAAAGKIKLITGLSGTTNFLSHLGILYDSFGIACKGSTSQTSTPEECHKRECHSRTCSLLLHFLFRGYRKRMKK from the exons ATGAAATGTGTTCTGCAAACTGATGTGCTGCTTTCAAAGCATGCAGCTTTGTGTACGGCTAGTGATGACATACTATTGCGCGCAGATGATGGTCACCGAGCTATCTATAAGGTTCAGCTAGAAATAGACGGAGTCACTATAAAAGGCAAATCGAGGAAACTCGTCTAATATCCAGAGGGTGCTTATTGCCTGTAATCCATGACAGTCCCTAATGCTCCAGATGTTTACTTCACAGCAGCAAAAAGTGGCCAATGTAACGGTGGCCTGTATTGTTTTAGCATGGAAACCGGAAAGGTCATGACTATTCTTGAGAATACGATTAACAGTTCCAAGAAGATCAAGAAAGTAGCAAAATTTAATGACACACTAGTCGGCTTCACAGACATTGAGGCTCGTCAAGTCAATCGTTACAATCCGTTGACCAAAAAGGTTGATACTCTTGCCGGAGATGGGCGTGAAGGAGAACAGGACGGAACTGAGAAAAGTTGCAGCGTTGTCCAAGTGCATGGAATATGTAGTGCAGCAGATACGCTTTTCACAACGGATGCGGCAGCAGGGAAAATCAAGCTGATTACTGGTTTGTCAGGGACAACGAACTTTCTAAGTCACCTGGGCATTTTATATGACAGCTTTGGCATAGCTTGTAAGGGTAGTACTTCTCAGACAAGTACGCCAGAGGAG TGCCACAAACGGGAATGTCATTCGAGGACGTGCAGTTTATTACTCCACTTCCTTTTTAGGGGCTATCGAAAAAGGATGAAGAAGTAA